Proteins encoded in a region of the Oscillatoria salina IIICB1 genome:
- a CDS encoding GuaB3 family IMP dehydrogenase-related protein, whose amino-acid sequence MDIIIGRGKKARRAYGIDEIALVPGQRTLDPSLADTRWQIGGIERDIPIIASAMDSVVDARMAVLLSELGALGVLNLEGIQTRYPNPKPILDRIASVGKDEFVGLMQELYSEPIKPELIQQRVKEIKDKGGIAAVSATPAGASKFGETVAEAGADLFFVQATVVSTAHLSPESITPLDLAQFCQEMPIPVVLGNCVTYEVALNLMKAGAAAILVGIGPGAACTSRGVLGVGVPQPTAIADCAAARDDYNAETGNYVPVIADGGIVTGGDICKCIACGADAVMIGSPIARAKEAPGRDYHWGMATPSPVLPRGTRIKVGSTGTLKEILRGPAKLDDGTHNLLGALQTSMGTLGAKNLQEMQQVEVVIAPSLLTEGKVYQKAQQLGMGK is encoded by the coding sequence GTGGATATTATAATCGGTAGGGGTAAAAAGGCTCGGAGAGCCTACGGAATAGATGAAATTGCTTTAGTTCCGGGACAGCGAACCTTAGACCCTAGTTTGGCAGATACACGCTGGCAAATAGGGGGCATTGAGCGCGACATTCCCATTATTGCTAGTGCAATGGATAGTGTGGTTGACGCACGCATGGCAGTTTTGCTGTCAGAGTTGGGAGCATTGGGCGTTTTGAATTTAGAAGGAATTCAAACTCGCTATCCCAATCCAAAACCAATTTTAGACCGCATTGCCTCGGTTGGGAAGGATGAGTTTGTGGGTTTGATGCAGGAACTTTATAGCGAACCCATTAAACCAGAATTAATTCAACAGCGCGTTAAGGAAATTAAGGATAAAGGTGGTATCGCTGCGGTTAGTGCGACACCTGCGGGCGCGTCAAAGTTTGGCGAAACTGTAGCTGAAGCAGGGGCGGATTTATTTTTTGTCCAAGCTACAGTAGTTTCGACAGCGCATTTATCGCCGGAGTCGATAACACCGCTAGACTTAGCTCAATTTTGCCAGGAAATGCCGATACCTGTGGTTTTGGGTAACTGCGTTACTTATGAAGTCGCTTTGAATTTGATGAAAGCAGGCGCGGCTGCTATCTTAGTCGGTATTGGTCCGGGGGCTGCTTGTACTTCTCGCGGCGTTTTGGGTGTAGGAGTACCACAACCGACAGCGATCGCTGATTGTGCTGCAGCACGAGACGACTATAATGCAGAAACAGGTAATTATGTCCCGGTTATTGCTGATGGCGGGATTGTCACTGGTGGCGATATTTGTAAGTGTATCGCTTGTGGTGCAGATGCGGTCATGATTGGTTCTCCCATCGCTCGTGCGAAAGAAGCCCCAGGCAGAGATTATCATTGGGGTATGGCGACACCTAGCCCAGTTTTACCTCGCGGTACTCGCATCAAGGTTGGTTCCACTGGTACTCTTAAAGAAATTCTGCGCGGTCCAGCTAAATTGGACGATGGTACGCACAATCTTTTAGGTGCTTTACAAACCAGTATGGGAACTTTAGGCGCGAAAAATCTCCAAGAAATGCAACAAGTTGAAGTTGTAATTGCTCCTTCTTTACTAACAGAAGGTAAGGTTTATCAAAAGGCGCAACAATTAGGTATGGGTAAGTAA
- a CDS encoding AAA family ATPase, which translates to MKIKICNLGVIEKAEIDLKPLTVFIGHNGTGKTWTAYTLASIFSSYGYEQYLTTYLENKNITQQLYPPIDTAIEQIINEGNAQINLVDFVDKYAEIYFNELAKLTPNWMNNFLATERANFQKLKVSFDLQDTKQKLKQAVYNLSIDSKISPDSKENFSLLNSLKESDDYTLYFYRISTNSDREILQKLPKQILISFIYNVIFQAIHNSLFKQLYIFPTERTTFITLPFQNFNATTAQAAIEEQKRQNTKYLVYQPVRYFLRIIHRILNGNKLEREKLGKNHQIIYKYIQLSQLLEKEILQGKVDFDSSGLQKELLFEVSENYKLEMPIVSSMVKELAPLVLCLRYLAEPNELIIIDEPEMNLHPAAQVEIIEFLATLVEAGLNVLITTHSPYIVDHLSNLMQAARCEDKESIKERFYLERTEAFIPQEKVSVYLFEDGTAKNILGEKGRIDWGSFADVSDDISHIFS; encoded by the coding sequence ATGAAAATAAAAATTTGTAACTTAGGCGTTATCGAAAAAGCTGAGATAGATTTAAAGCCTCTTACAGTGTTTATTGGTCATAATGGCACTGGAAAAACTTGGACAGCTTACACTTTAGCATCCATTTTTAGTTCTTACGGATATGAACAGTATTTAACAACATATCTTGAAAATAAAAATATAACTCAGCAACTTTACCCACCTATTGATACTGCTATTGAACAAATAATAAATGAAGGTAATGCTCAAATTAATTTAGTTGATTTTGTAGATAAATACGCAGAAATATACTTCAACGAATTAGCCAAGTTGACACCTAATTGGATGAATAATTTTTTGGCTACCGAACGAGCAAATTTTCAAAAATTAAAGGTTAGTTTTGATTTACAGGATACCAAACAAAAGTTAAAACAAGCAGTTTATAATTTAAGTATAGATTCAAAAATTTCTCCTGACTCAAAAGAAAATTTTTCTTTACTAAATAGTTTAAAAGAATCCGACGATTATACTCTTTATTTTTATAGGATTTCTACTAATTCGGATCGAGAAATTCTCCAAAAGCTTCCCAAACAAATTCTTATTAGCTTTATATACAATGTGATATTTCAAGCGATTCATAATTCTTTGTTTAAACAACTGTATATATTTCCGACAGAAAGAACTACATTTATTACCTTACCTTTTCAAAACTTTAATGCGACCACTGCTCAAGCAGCAATTGAAGAACAAAAGCGGCAAAATACAAAATATTTAGTTTATCAACCAGTAAGATATTTTTTAAGAATTATTCATCGAATTTTAAACGGAAATAAGCTAGAACGAGAAAAGTTAGGGAAAAACCATCAAATAATTTATAAATACATACAACTTTCTCAACTATTAGAAAAGGAAATTTTACAAGGAAAAGTAGATTTTGATAGCTCAGGATTACAGAAAGAATTGCTTTTTGAAGTATCAGAAAATTATAAGTTAGAAATGCCAATTGTTTCCTCAATGGTAAAGGAACTTGCTCCCTTAGTTCTTTGCTTACGTTATCTAGCTGAACCCAATGAATTAATAATTATTGATGAGCCGGAAATGAACTTACATCCGGCGGCTCAAGTTGAAATAATTGAATTTTTAGCCACGTTAGTAGAGGCTGGACTAAATGTATTAATAACTACTCATAGTCCTTATATTGTCGATCATTTATCCAATTTAATGCAAGCTGCTAGATGTGAAGATAAAGAAAGTATCAAAGAACGTTTTTATTTAGAACGTACAGAAGCTTTCATTCCACAAGAAAAGGTATCGGTTTACTTATTTGAAGACGGGACAGCCAAAAACATTTTAGGCGAAAAAGGAAGAATAGATTGGGGTAGTTTTGCTGATGTTTCTGATGATATTTCCCACATTTTCTCTTAG
- a CDS encoding FAD-dependent hydroxylase, with the protein MILNQLTPERETTTVNLDYDVAIAGGSIVGTTFAAALQDSGLKVVIIEALPQEVATARKQAYALSLLSGRILTGIGVWDDILPKIAQFRNIRLSDADYPEIVKFQLSDLKTNALGYVAEHGTVLSSLQQFTAECDNITWLSPAEVIKVDYHESDVEIEVKLNGEIRKLRSRLLVGADGKRSQIRTQAGIQTHGWKYWQSCVTFTIKHSAPTNDTAFERFWYSGPMGVLPLPGNRCQIVWTSPHAEAKILQELPADEFLAKLEQRLAGLLGEIELSSDRYLFPVQLMQSDRYIKPRLALIGDAAHCCHPVGGQGLNLGIRDAAALAQILREAYNRGEDIGDIRILKRYERWRKLENLTILGFTDFLDRIFSNNLFPIVTLRRFGLWLMNHIHPLKIYSLRLMTGLLGKTPQLAQR; encoded by the coding sequence ATGATTTTAAATCAGTTAACTCCCGAAAGAGAAACGACGACCGTAAACTTAGATTATGATGTGGCGATCGCTGGTGGCTCGATTGTGGGAACTACTTTTGCGGCTGCGTTGCAGGATTCTGGCTTAAAAGTAGTTATTATTGAAGCGTTACCCCAAGAAGTAGCCACTGCACGTAAGCAAGCTTATGCTCTTTCGTTACTTTCGGGGAGAATTTTGACTGGGATTGGTGTTTGGGATGATATCTTACCCAAAATTGCCCAGTTTCGCAATATTCGCTTGTCGGATGCAGATTATCCGGAAATTGTCAAGTTCCAGTTGTCCGATTTAAAGACAAATGCACTGGGTTATGTTGCTGAACATGGCACAGTTTTGTCTTCTCTGCAACAGTTTACGGCGGAATGCGACAATATTACTTGGTTATCTCCGGCAGAAGTAATCAAAGTTGATTATCACGAATCAGATGTCGAAATTGAAGTAAAATTAAACGGAGAGATCCGCAAACTGCGATCGCGTTTACTGGTGGGTGCTGATGGGAAGCGATCGCAAATTCGTACTCAAGCTGGTATCCAAACTCACGGCTGGAAGTATTGGCAATCTTGCGTCACATTTACGATTAAACATTCAGCCCCAACTAATGATACTGCTTTCGAGCGCTTTTGGTATAGCGGTCCAATGGGAGTCTTACCTTTACCAGGAAACCGTTGTCAGATAGTCTGGACATCTCCCCACGCAGAAGCGAAAATTTTACAAGAACTACCCGCAGACGAATTTCTGGCAAAATTAGAACAGCGTCTGGCTGGTTTACTTGGAGAAATTGAATTGAGCAGCGATCGCTATTTGTTTCCCGTACAATTGATGCAGAGCGATCGCTACATTAAACCTAGATTAGCCTTAATTGGCGACGCAGCCCACTGTTGTCATCCCGTCGGGGGACAAGGTTTAAACCTCGGTATTCGCGACGCAGCCGCCCTTGCTCAAATCTTGCGCGAAGCTTACAATCGAGGTGAGGATATTGGTGATATTCGCATCCTCAAACGCTACGAACGCTGGCGCAAACTAGAAAATCTTACTATTCTCGGCTTTACTGACTTTTTAGACCGAATTTTTTCTAATAACCTTTTTCCTATTGTCACCCTCCGTCGCTTCGGTTTGTGGCTAATGAATCACATTCATCCTCTCAAAATCTATTCCCTAAGATTGATGACAGGATTATTGGGAAAAACCCCGCAATTAGCCCAACGTTAA
- the rplS gene encoding 50S ribosomal protein L19, which produces MKAEQVIRSIEAEYIKSDLPSINVGDTVRVGVRIIEGGKERVQPFEGTVIAMRNGGINETITVRRIFQGVGVERVFLLHSPRIQSVKVVRRGKVRRAKLYYLRDRIGKATRIKQRFDRPI; this is translated from the coding sequence ATGAAAGCCGAACAAGTCATTCGCTCAATAGAAGCAGAATACATCAAATCTGACTTACCCTCAATTAACGTGGGGGATACAGTACGCGTCGGAGTAAGAATTATTGAAGGGGGAAAGGAACGCGTACAGCCATTTGAAGGTACAGTAATCGCCATGCGTAATGGCGGAATTAATGAAACAATTACCGTTCGACGGATTTTCCAAGGTGTGGGAGTAGAAAGAGTCTTTCTGCTACATTCACCGAGAATTCAATCAGTAAAAGTAGTTCGTAGAGGTAAAGTACGTCGAGCCAAATTATATTATTTACGCGATCGCATTGGTAAAGCAACCCGCATTAAACAACGTTTCGACCGCCCAATTTAA
- the secE gene encoding preprotein translocase subunit SecE has translation MSFVKETQEELAKVVWPSRQQLIGESAAVMLMVTLVATIIYLVDNFFAWAAGKVF, from the coding sequence ATGAGTTTCGTCAAAGAAACTCAAGAAGAACTTGCCAAAGTCGTTTGGCCTAGCCGACAACAATTGATTGGGGAATCGGCGGCAGTAATGCTAATGGTAACACTAGTGGCAACAATTATTTATTTAGTCGATAACTTCTTCGCATGGGCAGCAGGGAAGGTGTTTTAA
- the nusG gene encoding transcription termination/antitermination protein NusG produces MSFAAEYPDEENLEQQEKRQKARWYAVQVASGCEKRVKANLEMRIRTLDVADRVLQVQIPQMPTVKIRKDGSRQHSEEKVFPGYVLVRMVMDDESWQVVKNTPNVINFVGAEQKRRYGRGRGHVKPVPLSPGEVERIFRQTTEREPIVKIDMAVGDKISVLSGPFKDFQGEVIEVSPERSKLKALLSIFGRDTPVELEFNQVEKQS; encoded by the coding sequence ATGAGTTTTGCAGCAGAATATCCAGACGAAGAAAATCTTGAGCAACAAGAAAAACGACAGAAAGCTCGTTGGTATGCAGTGCAGGTAGCTTCAGGCTGTGAAAAGCGCGTGAAGGCAAACCTAGAAATGCGTATTCGCACGCTGGATGTAGCTGACAGAGTTCTCCAAGTACAAATTCCCCAAATGCCAACCGTGAAAATCCGGAAAGATGGCAGTCGCCAACATAGCGAAGAAAAAGTCTTTCCCGGTTACGTCCTAGTCAGAATGGTAATGGACGATGAAAGTTGGCAGGTTGTCAAAAACACCCCAAATGTGATTAACTTTGTAGGTGCTGAACAAAAACGTCGCTACGGACGAGGGCGCGGTCACGTAAAACCTGTTCCTCTCAGTCCGGGAGAAGTCGAGCGCATTTTCAGACAAACTACCGAGCGAGAACCAATCGTCAAAATCGATATGGCAGTGGGAGACAAAATTTCCGTACTCTCTGGACCCTTTAAAGATTTTCAAGGTGAGGTCATTGAAGTTAGTCCGGAAAGAAGTAAACTGAAAGCTCTGCTGTCTATCTTTGGGCGCGATACGCCAGTAGAATTAGAGTTTAACCAAGTTGAGAAACAAAGCTAG
- the rplK gene encoding 50S ribosomal protein L11: protein MAKKVVALIKLALPAGKANPAPPVGPALGQHGVNIMAFCKEYNAKTADQAGMVIPVEISVFEDRSFTFILKTPPASVLIRKAAGVEKGASEPNKQNVGKITRDQLREIAQTKMPDLNANDIEAAMKIVAGTAKNMGVKIED, encoded by the coding sequence ATGGCAAAGAAAGTAGTTGCCCTGATTAAATTGGCTCTTCCGGCAGGAAAAGCCAATCCAGCGCCGCCTGTGGGACCTGCCCTAGGTCAACATGGCGTAAATATCATGGCTTTTTGTAAAGAATACAACGCGAAGACTGCTGACCAAGCAGGAATGGTGATTCCGGTAGAAATTTCGGTTTTTGAAGACCGCAGTTTTACCTTTATCCTAAAAACGCCACCAGCGTCAGTATTGATTCGCAAAGCTGCCGGAGTAGAAAAAGGCGCTAGTGAACCGAATAAGCAGAACGTGGGTAAGATAACTCGCGACCAATTGAGGGAAATAGCGCAAACTAAAATGCCCGATTTGAATGCTAACGATATCGAAGCAGCAATGAAGATTGTGGCAGGAACGGCGAAAAACATGGGCGTGAAAATCGAAGACTAA
- the rplA gene encoding 50S ribosomal protein L1 — MAKKISRRMQAALEKVEPRAYEPLQALNLLKETATAKFDETAEAHIRLGIDPKYTDQQLRTTVSFPKGTGQAVRVAVIARGEQVQEATNAGADVVGSEELIDEIQQGRMDFDIVIATPDMMPKVAKLGRLLGPRGMMPSPKGGTVTTDITDAIGAFKAGKQEFRADRTGIVHVMFGKASFPAEDLLVNLKALQEVIDRNRPSGAKGRYWRSVYVSASMGPAIEVDISSLRDLKTTEIAA, encoded by the coding sequence ATGGCAAAAAAAATCTCGCGTCGAATGCAAGCGGCGCTGGAAAAAGTAGAACCACGAGCTTACGAACCACTACAAGCTCTCAATCTTTTAAAAGAAACAGCTACGGCTAAATTCGACGAAACAGCCGAAGCTCATATTCGTTTGGGAATTGACCCCAAATACACCGACCAACAGTTACGGACAACGGTTAGCTTCCCGAAAGGTACAGGTCAAGCTGTGCGGGTTGCCGTCATCGCTAGAGGCGAACAAGTACAGGAAGCAACTAACGCTGGTGCTGATGTGGTTGGTTCTGAAGAATTAATCGACGAAATCCAACAAGGACGAATGGATTTCGATATTGTGATCGCGACTCCAGACATGATGCCGAAAGTAGCTAAATTGGGGCGGCTTTTGGGTCCGAGAGGGATGATGCCTTCTCCGAAGGGAGGAACAGTTACTACTGACATTACTGATGCGATTGGCGCATTTAAAGCAGGTAAACAAGAATTCCGGGCTGACAGAACTGGGATCGTTCATGTTATGTTTGGAAAGGCATCATTCCCAGCAGAAGATTTGTTAGTCAATTTGAAGGCATTGCAGGAAGTTATCGATCGCAATCGTCCTTCTGGAGCTAAAGGTCGTTATTGGCGCAGTGTATATGTCTCGGCATCAATGGGACCTGCGATTGAAGTTGATATTAGCTCGCTGCGGGATCTAAAAACAACTGAAATTGCTGCTTAA
- the rplJ gene encoding 50S ribosomal protein L10, translating to MGRTRENKEAVVEDLKQLLSESQLAVVIDYQGLSVAEITDLRDRLRPAGAICKITKNTLMRRAVEGDETWQPMNEFLAGSSAFLLVKDDVGSAIRAYQDFQKATKKTEFRGGVMQGQALNQDQVKAIADLPSKEELIGQVAGAINSIATKLAVGINEVPASLGRGINEVPGSLGRVFGALAQKQEQDKAA from the coding sequence TTGGGAAGAACGCGAGAAAACAAGGAAGCGGTAGTTGAGGATCTCAAGCAACTCTTGAGTGAATCGCAGCTAGCAGTAGTCATTGACTACCAAGGGCTGTCGGTAGCCGAAATTACCGATTTGCGAGATCGTCTGCGCCCCGCAGGTGCAATTTGTAAAATCACCAAAAATACGCTGATGCGGCGTGCGGTGGAAGGTGATGAAACCTGGCAGCCAATGAATGAATTTTTGGCTGGTAGTTCTGCCTTCTTACTGGTGAAAGACGATGTAGGTAGTGCGATTCGCGCTTACCAGGATTTTCAGAAAGCTACTAAGAAAACTGAGTTTCGCGGTGGCGTGATGCAGGGTCAAGCCCTGAATCAAGATCAGGTAAAAGCGATCGCGGATCTGCCTTCTAAGGAAGAACTGATTGGTCAAGTGGCTGGGGCGATTAATTCGATCGCTACTAAGCTGGCTGTCGGGATCAATGAAGTTCCTGCTTCTTTGGGACGGGGAATCAACGAGGTTCCTGGTTCTTTGGGCAGAGTTTTTGGGGCTTTGGCTCAAAAACAAGAACAAGACAAGGCTGCTTAA
- the rplL gene encoding 50S ribosomal protein L7/L12: protein MSATTDEILEKLKSLTLLEASELVKQIEDTFGVSAAAPSGGMMMMAPSGGGGAAAAEEVEEKTEFDVILEEFPADKKIAILKVVRSITGLGLKEAKEMVESAPKPIKEAVAKEEAESVKKQLEEAGAKVSVK from the coding sequence ATGTCTGCTACAACTGACGAAATTTTGGAAAAATTGAAATCTCTGACTTTGCTGGAAGCTTCTGAGCTTGTTAAGCAAATCGAGGACACATTCGGTGTAAGTGCTGCTGCTCCCTCTGGTGGGATGATGATGATGGCTCCCTCTGGGGGTGGTGGTGCTGCGGCTGCCGAAGAAGTCGAAGAGAAAACTGAATTTGACGTTATTCTCGAAGAGTTCCCGGCTGATAAGAAGATTGCAATCCTCAAAGTGGTACGCTCAATCACTGGCTTGGGCTTGAAAGAAGCTAAGGAAATGGTTGAATCTGCTCCTAAGCCGATTAAAGAAGCTGTCGCTAAGGAAGAAGCTGAGTCGGTTAAGAAACAGCTTGAAGAAGCTGGAGCGAAAGTCAGCGTTAAGTAA
- a CDS encoding DUF4230 domain-containing protein has translation MSPKTPNQSSDRGVLSFLKYIFLITKGSITLVFLLLLFGLWQTGSRFVSQVGTIFHAEPAKPEIEPPTQIVSKLRGASELTTAVFAMEAVVPARQDRKLGKIVVGSTTLLYIAYGEVRAGVDLSELETEDIAVTDERIEVILPPPQILDSKIDVNRSRVYDYNRGFLGLGPDVAPELQTLAQQTTLQRIVTTACSDGVLKEANDRAQLTVTQLLSTTGYKQVEVKTSPPSVQTCQLPPSTPVNEQFNSVHN, from the coding sequence ATGAGTCCGAAAACTCCCAACCAATCATCAGATCGGGGTGTCTTATCTTTCCTAAAATATATCTTTTTGATTACTAAAGGTAGTATTACTTTAGTTTTTTTATTACTCTTGTTTGGTTTGTGGCAAACGGGATCTCGCTTTGTTAGTCAGGTTGGGACGATTTTTCATGCTGAACCGGCGAAACCCGAAATTGAACCGCCCACTCAAATTGTTAGTAAACTGCGCGGGGCTAGTGAATTAACGACTGCTGTTTTTGCTATGGAGGCTGTGGTTCCGGCTCGTCAAGACCGGAAATTAGGTAAAATTGTGGTTGGCTCGACGACGTTACTTTATATTGCTTATGGTGAAGTACGCGCTGGAGTCGATTTAAGTGAGTTGGAAACTGAAGATATTGCTGTCACTGATGAGCGAATTGAAGTTATCCTCCCGCCGCCACAGATTCTCGATAGTAAAATTGATGTTAATCGCTCTCGTGTTTATGACTATAATCGAGGTTTTTTAGGTTTGGGTCCTGATGTGGCACCAGAATTACAAACCTTAGCCCAACAAACTACTTTACAACGAATTGTTACGACTGCTTGCTCTGATGGGGTGCTAAAAGAAGCAAACGATCGCGCTCAATTGACAGTTACTCAGTTGTTAAGTACCACGGGCTATAAACAGGTTGAAGTGAAAACTTCTCCACCTTCTGTCCAAACTTGTCAACTTCCTCCATCTACTCCGGTTAACGAGCAATTTAACTCGGTGCATAATTAG
- a CDS encoding NfeD family protein, producing the protein MSEVASTGVEMFAEPSVGSVEVAIAHDRPGRAKFRASYWPAKLYQTTPDLIPTILQPGQPVTVVGREGIVLLVVPAK; encoded by the coding sequence ATGAGTGAAGTTGCTAGCACTGGTGTAGAAATGTTTGCAGAACCATCTGTAGGAAGTGTAGAAGTAGCGATCGCTCACGATCGACCGGGACGAGCGAAGTTTCGTGCTAGCTATTGGCCCGCGAAGCTTTACCAAACTACTCCCGATCTTATTCCTACTATTCTACAGCCCGGTCAGCCAGTAACTGTTGTGGGTAGAGAAGGAATTGTCTTATTAGTAGTTCCAGCAAAGTAG
- a CDS encoding DUF6232 family protein, which yields MADSIFYDNGVVRVTRNMFEVPSTQFPIRNIAAVKTLIENPSRKGPIICIVLGVFLLIFYGLGLLLIGLGIWWWRSQKSTYWIVVVSGGSESRAYASTDFKQIREIQSAVNSALSQH from the coding sequence ATGGCAGATTCTATTTTTTACGATAACGGCGTAGTTAGGGTAACGAGAAATATGTTTGAAGTTCCTAGTACTCAGTTTCCTATTCGTAATATTGCCGCAGTTAAAACTTTAATTGAAAACCCTAGTCGTAAAGGACCTATTATTTGTATTGTTTTAGGAGTTTTTTTGCTTATCTTTTACGGTCTTGGTCTTTTGTTAATTGGATTAGGAATTTGGTGGTGGCGTTCTCAAAAGTCTACTTATTGGATAGTAGTTGTTTCTGGGGGATCGGAATCAAGAGCGTATGCTTCTACCGATTTTAAACAAATTAGAGAAATTCAGTCAGCAGTTAATAGCGCTTTATCGCAGCATTAG
- a CDS encoding zinc-dependent metalloprotease family protein, translated as MFSLRSQFLFGASFLALSACLTPKTQAQIIDKYLKVQPIRVCNDFGLNCAEMNFFEAETDKIWFQAGIDILFLDSVQLNDSKYLSIAENPDSSPPYINYEFHQLAFSGDPGSFGRHLDSGWNTGPLNMWFVDNIETALPNFTTYGTAWIGGNGTIINDATFSYNSGIGRRDTIAHEIGHNFGLKHDNFGAGDSVNLMTKGSKRNAANSVNDITPDGAKLDRLTQTQIEQARSSSFLSTIPKVTIDTIGSTPYETNDFFKVKFLEGSLGKTLDWLTLDLSSVNAFFDPTNNAPGLEGSPLGMNLLNGISDTDIQVSGLVDGSQLLRLDFLNSSFEVGDSFNFGLDIDIWSKIDFFGAEPFELEGALFTFGFDDGYTVTSALNDFVASSHQPFTNSQFFGTSLGSGNAPQTPPIPLELPEHEPEKVPENFISFWVWLGLVTFGLISQKLSFKNEKIAALK; from the coding sequence ATGTTTTCTTTACGTTCTCAGTTTTTGTTTGGAGCCAGCTTTCTCGCACTATCAGCTTGTCTGACTCCTAAAACTCAAGCCCAGATCATCGATAAGTATCTTAAAGTTCAGCCAATTCGAGTTTGTAATGACTTTGGCTTGAATTGTGCCGAGATGAACTTTTTTGAAGCCGAAACAGATAAAATTTGGTTTCAGGCAGGTATTGACATACTTTTCCTCGACTCCGTACAACTCAATGACTCTAAATATTTAAGTATTGCTGAAAACCCTGATAGTTCCCCACCTTACATCAATTACGAATTCCATCAATTAGCTTTTTCCGGAGATCCAGGTTCTTTCGGAAGACACCTGGACTCTGGGTGGAACACTGGACCTTTAAATATGTGGTTCGTTGATAATATCGAGACTGCTCTTCCTAACTTCACTACTTATGGAACAGCTTGGATAGGTGGTAATGGAACTATAATTAACGATGCCACTTTTAGTTATAATTCAGGTATTGGTCGCCGAGATACAATTGCTCACGAAATTGGTCATAATTTTGGACTCAAACATGATAATTTTGGTGCAGGTGATTCCGTAAATTTAATGACAAAAGGTAGTAAACGTAATGCTGCTAATTCTGTTAATGATATTACTCCAGACGGAGCTAAATTAGATCGGCTTACCCAAACCCAAATTGAGCAAGCTAGAAGTAGCAGTTTCCTCAGCACAATCCCTAAAGTTACTATTGATACTATCGGTTCTACACCTTATGAGACTAATGACTTTTTTAAAGTTAAGTTTTTAGAAGGTTCGTTAGGTAAAACTTTGGATTGGTTGACTTTAGATCTCAGTTCGGTTAATGCTTTTTTTGATCCCACAAATAATGCTCCAGGTTTAGAAGGATCGCCCCTAGGAATGAACTTACTTAACGGTATTTCTGACACTGATATTCAAGTTAGCGGTCTTGTGGATGGAAGTCAATTACTTAGACTAGATTTTCTGAATAGTTCTTTCGAGGTAGGCGATAGTTTTAATTTTGGCTTAGATATCGATATTTGGTCGAAAATTGACTTTTTTGGTGCTGAACCTTTTGAATTGGAAGGCGCTCTTTTTACCTTTGGATTTGATGATGGTTATACTGTTACCTCTGCTCTTAATGACTTTGTTGCCAGTTCTCATCAGCCTTTTACTAATTCTCAGTTTTTTGGCACGTCACTAGGTAGCGGAAATGCTCCCCAAACACCCCCTATTCCCTTGGAATTACCCGAACACGAACCCGAAAAAGTACCCGAAAATTTTATCTCTTTTTGGGTTTGGCTTGGTTTAGTAACCTTCGGTTTAATCTCACAAAAATTGAGTTTTAAAAACGAAAAAATAGCTGCCCTTAAGTAA